In Insulibacter thermoxylanivorax, the DNA window GGAAAGTCAGGACGGCGAGGACGATCGCCAGCGGATAGAGGATCGTCAGCACCGGCACGGAGATCGAGATCAGCTCCGAGAGTCCGAAGTTGGCAAGGGCTGCGCTGAACACCGACAATCCGACGGCATAGGTGCGGTACGAGACTGCTGGGATCAGCCGGTGGAGATAGGTGCTGCAGGATGTCGTCAGACCGATGCTCGTCGTCAAACAGGCCAGCAGCACGATGCCTCCTAGCACGATGCTGCCGTAGGTTCCGAAGTAGGCGTCGGATACCTTCGTTAAGATGGCGGCGCCGTTCTCCTGTACGCCCAGTGCTGCAGTACTTGATGCGCCGATATAGGAAAGTACGGAGTAGATCAGCCCCAAGATCGTTGCTGAGAGCAGCGTGGCTTTCAGACAGGCGAATAAGATCCGTTTGTTCGAACCTGCTCCCCGGGCTTTGATCGCATCGATCACGATGATGCCGAATACGAAGGCGGCCAGCGCATCCATCGTCAGATAGCCTTCCTGGAATCCGTTATAGAAAGCCTGTTCGGCATAATTGCTCTGCGGCCGCTGCAGCGGCCCGAGCGGCTGTGCGATCACAGCGATTGCCAGCAACAGCAGGAAGAGCAGGAGGGCCGGCGTAAGCATCTTGCCTACAATATCGATGATCCGCGATGGATTCAGCGAGCAGAGGCAGCTGACGGCGAAGAAGAGAACTGTCACGATGAACAGCAGGATGGGCTCTGATGCTTCGGACAAGAAGGGTTTGAAAGTGATCTCGAAGGCGACGCTGCCCGTCCGCGGCATCGCAAAGAGCGGTCCGATCGTCAGATACAAGACCGTCGTATAGACTACGCCGAAGATCGGGTGCACGCGGCTGGCAAGAGACATAAGATCCGGTTTGCCTGAATAACCGATGGCCATCACGCAGATCAGCGGCAGTCCGACGCCCGTGATGAGGAAGCCGAGATTAGCCAGCCATACATTGGTTCCCGCGGCTTGTCCCAGCATCGGCGGGAAGACGAGGTTGCCGGCTCCGAAGAACAGGGCGAATAACATGAATCCAATCCAGATGGTATCTCTCCAAGATAATCTCTCTCTCATAGCAGCTCCTTCATCAACATGTTGTTATGTTGTGGTTGTCTGTGGTGTCCGTTCTGGTTTTTATTTTTTATCTTGTGGATCGAAGACGATCTTCCATACAGCTGTAAGATGAATGGAACTATTATAGCATCATGAACCTTCTGGTCAACAAAAAAATACCCCCAACCAACCGTCTGGTTCGTTGGGGGTTTTATAGTAAACATTGAGAGGAGCGGCGGTAAGCGTTTGTCAAGAAGAAATTCACCATGAATTTACCAATTCATCAATCAATAAATTCACAATTTATCCACTATATCATCAATTGAACACATTGAATTCTCAAATCCACTATGTTGTTTCGTAATTAGTTCGTTACTGGTTGGCCGGTGACGTAGTCGCCGTCCTTCGTGATCGTGTACTCCAATACTTCTCCGCTCCAGAAGTGGA includes these proteins:
- the brnQ gene encoding branched-chain amino acid transport system II carrier protein, whose translation is MRERLSWRDTIWIGFMLFALFFGAGNLVFPPMLGQAAGTNVWLANLGFLITGVGLPLICVMAIGYSGKPDLMSLASRVHPIFGVVYTTVLYLTIGPLFAMPRTGSVAFEITFKPFLSEASEPILLFIVTVLFFAVSCLCSLNPSRIIDIVGKMLTPALLLFLLLLAIAVIAQPLGPLQRPQSNYAEQAFYNGFQEGYLTMDALAAFVFGIIVIDAIKARGAGSNKRILFACLKATLLSATILGLIYSVLSYIGASSTAALGVQENGAAILTKVSDAYFGTYGSIVLGGIVLLACLTTSIGLTTSCSTYLHRLIPAVSYRTYAVGLSVFSAALANFGLSELISISVPVLTILYPLAIVLAVLTFLHPLYRGKRPVYIGSLLLTFLFSLIHVIGQADLPTYGVHEYLKTHLPLYKQGLGWTIPAAVGALLGLMLTWTGIGSRAQD